One window of Pseudochaenichthys georgianus chromosome 18, fPseGeo1.2, whole genome shotgun sequence genomic DNA carries:
- the snx15 gene encoding sorting nexin-15, with product MSRKPKDEYYRFFTVTDPRAHEKGHTEYKVSARFVSKRHPEDVKEVVVWRRFSELKKLHGELAYTHRNLFRKEEEFPSFPRAQVFGRFDEAVIEERRKATEAMLLFTTSIPALYNSPQLKDFFRGGEVTRPLDAPPLSTAGPLPPPLIPLPKRRASDCEPAEEEEGREAPTLPQDLGTNLSLEVGEPEVAAEAYSEMGGSPREEPEPEQEELSDTELIPFPDTCQDEIPPSPESQEEFDSLFDSVAEDLASSPKEEGPPPLTDNDLAVFDPCYKQDKSNSCSDYSDLFSLPPTSLDGGDVGYLNQAATELTAAMELEKEGEFSSAIRRYRTAVDTLITGVKGDPDPIRRESVMRKTAQYLKHTEMLVDRHSSPSNTLTHTQDS from the exons ATGTCACGAAAACCTAAAGATGAATACTACCGTTTTTTCACCGTTACCGACCCACGCGCACACGAGAAGGGACACACCGAGTACAAAGTGTCAGCAAGG TTTGTGTCAAAGCGCCATCCAGAAGATGTGAAGGAGGTGGTCGTGTGGAGGAGGTTCTCAGAGCTGAAGAAGCTCCACGGGGAGCTGGCCTACACTCACAGGAACCTGTTCAGAAAAGAGGAAGAGTTCCCATCGTTTCCCCGCGCACAAGTCTTTG GAAGGTTTGATGAAGCTGTgatagaggagaggagaaaagctACAGAGGCCATGCTCCTATTTACTACCAGCATACCTGCACTCTACAACAGCCCACAGCTCAAGGACTTCTTCAGA GGTGGTGAGGTCACGAGGCCTCTGGATGCCCCCCCCCTGTCCACTGCCGGGCCTCTGCCTCCCCCTCTCATCCCCCTCCCCAAGCGGAGGGCCTCAGACTGTGAAcctgcagaggaggaggaggggagagaggCTCCCACCTTACCCCAGGACCTGGGCACCAACCTGAGCTTAGAGGTGGGAGAACCAGAGGTGGCCGCTGAGGCTTACAGCGAGATGGGGGGCTCTCCGAGAGaagaaccagaaccagaacaAGAGGAGCTCAGCGACACGGAGCTAA TTCCATTTCCCGACACATGCCAAGATGAAATCCCCCCATCACCAGAGTCCCAGGAAGAGTTTGACTCCCTGTTTGATTCTGTGGCAGAAGATCTAGCCTCGTCTCCAAAAGAGGAAGGGCCTCCTCCTCTGACTGACAATGACTTGGCTGTCTTTGACCCCTGCTATAAACAAG ATAAATCCAATTCCTGCTCTGACTACTCAGACTTATTCTCCCTGCCACCAACCAGTCTGGATGGAGGGGACGTGGGTTACCTAAACCAAGCTGCCACTGAGCTAACAGCTGCGATGGAGCTGGAGAAGGAGGGAGAGTTCAGTTCTGCCATCCGCAGGTACAGGACGGCCGTGGACACACTGATCACTGGAGTAAAAG GAGACCCCGATCCGATCCGCAGAGAGTCCGTGATGAGAAAGACAGCTCAGTACCTGAAGCACACGGAGATGTTGGTGGACAGGCATTCCTCGCCTTcaaacactctcacacacacgcaggaCTCTTAG